The following nucleotide sequence is from Streptomyces brevispora.
CGGGGACGGACCACACCTTCCCGTTCGAGATCGACATCAAGCTCGCCGACGTGGGCGGCCCGAGCGCCGGTCTGATGTTCTCCCTCGGCATCATCGACAAGCTCACCCCGGGACAGCTGACGGGCGGCAAGTTCGTCGCGGGCACCGGGACGATCGACGACAAGGGCAAGGTCGGCCCGATCGGCGGGATCAGCATGAAGCTGGTCGGCGCGCGCAACGCGGGCGCGCGCTACTTCCTGACCCCCGACGACAACTGCAAGTCGGCCGCCTCCGACACCCCGGACGGGCTCACCCTGATCAGGGTGAAGACCATCGACGACGCCAAGAAGTCGCTGGAAAAGATCAGCTCGGGGAACACGGCCGGCCTGCCCAGCTGCTCGACAGGCTGACCGCGCCCCCGTACCGGCGGGCGGACGGGGTCAGGACTCGAAGGTCGCGGCCAGTGCCTCGGCCAGCCCCGGCACCAGACCGGCCCCGGTCAGCACGTCGTTCGGCGAGTCCTTCTCACGCAGACGTACGGCCGACTCCCGGGCACCGTCGCGAAGGACGGCCACGGTCATCCGTACCTCCTGACGGTCGGGGTGTTTGGCGACCCATTTGGTCAGCTGGTTGTCGTTGAGACCTTCCGGAACGGAGGCCTCGGCGGACGGCGGCAGCATCAGCCGCTCGACCGTCATCGCGCACCCGACCACCGCGTCCGGCCAGGCGATCGTGGCGAGGAACTCGTCCAGCGCGGTACCTGCGGGAAGCTCCTCCTGCTCGATAGGGGTGAGTGCGGCGGCCTTCGAGCCGTCGCCGTCGAGGCCGAGCTGGGCGGCGAGGCCGGGCTCCTGGACCCGCAGCCGGGCGGTGTCGACGAGCGCGAAGAGCCGGGCGGGCTGATCCCAGCCGAGACCGGAGATGTATTCGTCGATTTCGAGCACCGCGACGGTGAGCGGGCTCGCGGCCATCGGAGGGCCTGAGGGGGAAACGTTGGACATGGACAACATCCTGCCTCCTTCCGCCCCGGGAACGGGAACTAGGTAAAGCCTCAGTAAGTTGCATAGGTGGGTTCTAGGATCGCTGGGCCCCTTTCACACGACCGCGAACTTTGAGGTGCGCACGTTGGCTTTCCAGATGCCGGACCGCGGCGGAGGCCCGACAGGGCCACGGATCAGAGTCGGCCGCCCGTCCCGGCGCGCCCGAACCCTGCTCATGACACTGGGCGTCCTGGCGATCCTCGCCATGGCGTTCGTCATGTTCGCGGGGTTCTGGACGGACTGGCTCTGGTACAGGTCGGTCGCGTATTCATCCGTCTTCACCACCACCCTGTGGACCAAGATCGGACTGTTCCTCGTCTTCGGACTGCTGATGGCCGTCGCCGTCGGCGTGAACATCTGGCTCGCGCACCGGCTCCGGCCGCCGCTGAGCGCGATGTCGCTGGAGCAGCAGAGCCTGGACCGCTACCGGATGAGTATCGCCCCGTACAAGAAGTGGGTGCTGCTCGCGATCACCGCGCTCGTCGGTCTGATCGCGGGGGCGTCCTCCTCCGGCCAGTGGCGTACCTGGCTGATGTATGTGAACGGGGTCTCGTTCGGGCAGAAGGACCCCCAGTTCCATCTGGATGTGTCCTTCTTCGCCTTCGACCTGCCCTGGTACCGCTTCCTGCTGGGCTTCGGCTTCGCGGCCACGGTGCTCTCGCTGATCGCCGCCGCGCTGACCCACTACCTGTACGGCGGACTGCGCATCACCAGCCCCGGTGCACGGGCGACGGGGGCGGCCACCGGTCACCTCTCGGTGCTGCTCGGCGTCTTCGTCGCGCTGAAGGCGGTGGCGTACTGGCTCGACCGCTACGGGCTCGCCGTGAAGTCCAGCGATTTCAAGGCCACTGACAACTGGACCGGCCTGCGGTACGTCGACGCCAACGCCTATCTCCCGGCGAAGACCATCCTGTTCTGCATCGCCGCGATCTGCGCCGTGCTGTTCTTCGCGACGCTCTGGCGCCGCACCTGGCAGCTTCCGGTGATCGGATTCGGGCTGATGGTCCTCTCCGCGATCCTGATCGGCGGGCTCTACCCGGCGATCGTGCAGAAGTTCCAGGTCCAGCCGAACGAGCAGGCCAAGGAAGCCCCGTTCATCCGGAAGAACATCGAGGCCACGCGGGACGCCTACGACATCGACAACGCGCAGGTCCACGACTACTCGGGCAAGAGCACCACGGACGACGAGGCGAAGCTCCGGGCCGGCGCGGACACGGCGGCCAGCTACCGGGTGATGGACCCCAACGTCGTCTCCCCGGCCTTCCAGCAGCTCCAGCAGAAGAGGAACTACTACCAGTTCCCCAAGACGCTGGATGTCGACCGCTACAAGGACGAGTCCGGCAAGGAGCAGGACACGGTCATCGGTCTGCGCGAGCTCAACCTGCAGGGCATCCCCAAGCGCAACTGGATCAACGACCACTTCACCTACACCCACGGCTACGGTGCGATCGCCGCCCGGGGCACCACGACCGGCAAGAACCCGAAGGGATCTCCGGACTTCACCGAGTCGGGACTGCCGACCACCGGTGAGCTGGGCTCGTACCAGCAGGAGATCTACTACGGCGAGAAGACCGAGCAGTACTCCATCGTCGGCGGGCCCCAGAAGGAGCTCGACTACGAGGAGG
It contains:
- a CDS encoding PPA1309 family protein, whose amino-acid sequence is MLSMSNVSPSGPPMAASPLTVAVLEIDEYISGLGWDQPARLFALVDTARLRVQEPGLAAQLGLDGDGSKAAALTPIEQEELPAGTALDEFLATIAWPDAVVGCAMTVERLMLPPSAEASVPEGLNDNQLTKWVAKHPDRQEVRMTVAVLRDGARESAVRLREKDSPNDVLTGAGLVPGLAEALAATFES
- a CDS encoding UPF0182 family protein; translation: MPDRGGGPTGPRIRVGRPSRRARTLLMTLGVLAILAMAFVMFAGFWTDWLWYRSVAYSSVFTTTLWTKIGLFLVFGLLMAVAVGVNIWLAHRLRPPLSAMSLEQQSLDRYRMSIAPYKKWVLLAITALVGLIAGASSSGQWRTWLMYVNGVSFGQKDPQFHLDVSFFAFDLPWYRFLLGFGFAATVLSLIAAALTHYLYGGLRITSPGARATGAATGHLSVLLGVFVALKAVAYWLDRYGLAVKSSDFKATDNWTGLRYVDANAYLPAKTILFCIAAICAVLFFATLWRRTWQLPVIGFGLMVLSAILIGGLYPAIVQKFQVQPNEQAKEAPFIRKNIEATRDAYDIDNAQVHDYSGKSTTDDEAKLRAGADTAASYRVMDPNVVSPAFQQLQQKRNYYQFPKTLDVDRYKDESGKEQDTVIGLRELNLQGIPKRNWINDHFTYTHGYGAIAARGTTTGKNPKGSPDFTESGLPTTGELGSYQQEIYYGEKTEQYSIVGGPQKELDYEEDGEKTTSYKGKSGVSLSGAFNRAAYAVAFSEPQILYSGAIGEGSRILYNRTPKERVEAVAPWLTIDGDAYPAVVNGRIQWVVDAYTTTNGYPYASRTTLGDTTADSLTTNQRAVVAQQNQVNYIRNSVKATVDAYDGNVKLYEWDTEDPVLKTWRKAFPGTVKSKADIPQELMDHLRYPQDLFKVQRELLTRYHVTNPAQFYSGSDAWQVPDDPTNKESGAVPPYYLSIKMPDQAAQKFSLTTTFTPKGRPDLGAFMAVDADASSKDYGTIRLLRVTTTVKGPGQVQSELNGNDDVAEFVRNLKGTDSDIEYGNLLTVPLEGGFLYIEPVYTRGGTQNYPLLRKVAASYGSKIVFENSLGEALNAVFGVDGSDTSQPPAETTRPPGDTTEPPATGDAALKKAIADAQRAYTEGEAALRKQDWAAYGKAQTDLQDALQRAAAAQPKSGSPSKTDKSAASADSGG